In one Flavobacteriales bacterium genomic region, the following are encoded:
- the porU gene encoding type IX secretion system sortase PorU: MSPSLKTLTAAIFIPLALNVHAQRDLSRSLAWPSAGPEARGRIGEPATKQATQAAEALAFRGAAIDPDRGGLPVHTEVLELQAGVSQATLRLADAQYIGITADERSAWPGLDTIGAEPEVHTHLSWHRKQPHLLITLVPFRRNPANGSIEKLTSFRYELAETFGGPRGRPKMNYPEHSRLAEGDWFRFTVARDGVYRLTYDFLRSLGLPGSEWASDRINIYGNHHGLLPFVNSVVVPTDLLPNAIEVVDGGDGVFGPGDHLLFYASGPTRWEQASGLFRHTKHVYTDSASYFVGLDADAPVRIQTVAQSSLPATRTITRFNDRQVIDRDLTNLIKSGRTWYGEVYDLVTTYGYSFETPFLVPTEPITLEVNGAARTFNSGVVQNTSSFTVSSGSAFSGTITVNGIANSYTGPTARNFNQTFTWNAAGNSVPVSITFNKFDPVTSVGWLNYLRLNCTRELRMFGDQLMFRSLESAGPGEVSEFVIDNAQTVQRIWDITDPLNPGRVDYAASGNQKTFRMGTDTLRQFIAFRDANYLSPTAVGRVTPQDLHATELPTDLVIVCPPVFQAQAQRLAERRASEGLSVRIVSPQQVFNEFSSGMRDASAIKRYMRMLYDRAGADPDLMPRYLLLFGDGSYNNISLTPSNQNYIPTYQTEDSVDPSRSYTSDDFFGLLDEGDGEYTGDLVDIGVGRLVVHSAEQARQVVDKILNYDRLGVSTASGGSCTVTGDGGIPDWRTHVLFVSDDQTGDGFEGIIHMDQSDSLARRVEREYPHLNVDKIYMDAYQQISTPGGQRYPQASSELRDKVQKGALLVNYVGHGGEVGWAHERLLDNTTILDWTNKDRLPLFMTATCEFTRWDDPGRTSAGEYVLLNPNGGGVGLMSTSRLAYSSQNFMLANDFFDHVFETVDEAGREARIGDTYRRTKKAITTQQPTLRNHRNFVLVGDPSMRLALPRATLRIAAITDTLGQPVDTLKALSVVRVTGFVDDGSGQPMQEFNGVVVPTVYDKASVQNTLANDGGGAFTFRIRKSVIYRGRATVTNGSFSFTFVVPKDINYQVGPGRIACYAESAMLNASGYTNSPKVGDTADDVALDDQGPRIDLFLNDDRFVRGGITNETPLLFARLFDKNGINTVGSSIGHDLLATLDENTEQAIVLNDLYEADLDTYKSGQVRYRFGRLAEGSHTLRLKAWDAHNNSSESTTEFVVASSAELALEHVLNYPNPFTTSTQFFFEHNRPCATLDAQIQVFTVAGRLVKTINERLTCDGFRSEPLAWDGRDDFGDKLGRGVYVYRLSVTAPDGANAEKFEKLVILR; the protein is encoded by the coding sequence ATGAGCCCTTCCCTGAAGACCCTGACCGCTGCCATTTTCATCCCCCTCGCGCTGAACGTGCATGCGCAAAGGGATCTCTCCCGGTCCCTCGCGTGGCCCTCAGCCGGACCGGAAGCCCGCGGCCGCATCGGGGAACCGGCGACGAAGCAAGCCACACAGGCCGCCGAGGCCCTCGCCTTCAGGGGCGCCGCCATCGACCCGGACCGGGGCGGTCTGCCTGTCCACACCGAAGTGCTGGAACTGCAAGCCGGCGTCAGCCAAGCCACGCTCCGGCTGGCCGATGCGCAGTACATCGGCATCACGGCCGATGAGCGCAGCGCATGGCCTGGGCTGGATACCATCGGCGCCGAGCCGGAGGTGCATACGCACCTTTCCTGGCACCGCAAGCAGCCCCACCTGCTCATCACCCTGGTCCCCTTCCGCAGGAATCCAGCGAACGGGAGCATCGAGAAGCTGACCTCCTTCCGGTATGAGTTGGCGGAGACCTTCGGAGGCCCCAGGGGCCGGCCGAAGATGAACTACCCCGAGCATTCGAGGCTGGCGGAAGGGGATTGGTTCCGCTTCACCGTGGCACGCGACGGGGTGTACCGGCTCACCTATGATTTCCTGCGGTCATTGGGCCTGCCGGGGTCGGAATGGGCCAGTGACCGCATCAACATCTATGGCAACCACCATGGCCTGCTGCCATTCGTGAACAGCGTGGTGGTGCCCACGGACCTGCTGCCCAATGCCATTGAAGTGGTCGACGGCGGAGACGGCGTCTTCGGCCCGGGCGACCATCTCCTCTTCTACGCATCAGGACCGACGCGCTGGGAGCAGGCTTCCGGCCTCTTCCGGCATACAAAGCACGTCTACACCGACTCGGCTTCCTACTTCGTGGGGCTGGATGCGGATGCGCCGGTGCGCATCCAGACCGTGGCCCAGAGCAGCCTGCCCGCCACGCGCACCATCACCCGGTTCAACGACCGGCAGGTGATCGACCGCGACCTCACGAACCTGATCAAGTCCGGACGCACTTGGTATGGCGAGGTCTACGACCTTGTGACCACCTATGGATACAGCTTCGAGACGCCTTTCCTGGTGCCCACCGAGCCGATCACGCTGGAGGTGAACGGCGCGGCGCGGACCTTCAATTCGGGCGTGGTGCAGAACACCAGCTCCTTCACCGTCTCCTCGGGCAGCGCATTCTCAGGCACCATCACGGTGAACGGCATCGCCAACAGCTATACCGGGCCCACAGCGCGCAACTTCAACCAGACGTTCACCTGGAATGCCGCAGGGAACAGCGTTCCGGTGTCCATCACCTTCAACAAGTTCGACCCGGTGACCTCCGTAGGCTGGCTGAACTACCTGCGCCTCAACTGCACGCGCGAGCTGCGCATGTTCGGCGACCAGCTCATGTTCCGGTCGCTGGAGTCCGCCGGGCCCGGCGAGGTCTCCGAGTTCGTCATCGACAATGCCCAGACCGTGCAGCGGATCTGGGACATCACCGACCCCCTTAATCCCGGCCGCGTCGACTATGCCGCATCGGGGAACCAGAAGACGTTCCGGATGGGCACCGATACCCTCCGCCAGTTCATCGCCTTCCGCGATGCCAACTACCTCTCCCCCACCGCCGTGGGCCGCGTAACTCCGCAGGACCTGCATGCCACGGAACTGCCTACGGACCTGGTGATCGTGTGCCCGCCCGTGTTCCAGGCGCAGGCCCAGCGGCTTGCCGAGCGGCGCGCCAGCGAAGGGCTCTCGGTGCGCATCGTATCGCCGCAGCAGGTCTTCAACGAGTTCAGCAGCGGCATGCGCGACGCTTCGGCGATCAAGCGGTACATGCGGATGCTCTACGACCGGGCCGGTGCCGACCCCGACCTGATGCCGCGCTACCTCCTGCTCTTCGGCGATGGCTCCTACAACAACATCTCGCTCACGCCGAGCAACCAGAACTACATCCCCACCTACCAGACCGAGGACAGCGTCGACCCCTCGCGCTCGTACACGTCGGACGACTTCTTCGGCCTCCTGGATGAAGGGGATGGCGAGTACACAGGCGACCTGGTGGACATCGGCGTGGGCCGCCTGGTGGTGCACAGCGCCGAGCAGGCCCGGCAGGTGGTGGACAAGATCCTGAACTACGACCGCCTGGGCGTGAGCACGGCGAGCGGCGGCAGCTGCACGGTCACCGGCGATGGCGGCATCCCGGATTGGCGGACCCACGTGCTCTTCGTGAGCGACGACCAGACCGGTGACGGCTTCGAGGGCATCATCCACATGGACCAGAGCGATTCGCTGGCCCGCCGCGTGGAACGGGAATACCCGCACCTGAACGTGGACAAGATCTATATGGACGCCTACCAGCAGATCTCAACACCGGGCGGGCAGCGCTATCCGCAAGCCAGCTCGGAGCTGCGCGACAAGGTGCAGAAGGGCGCCCTCCTGGTGAATTACGTGGGGCACGGGGGCGAAGTGGGCTGGGCCCATGAGCGGCTGCTGGACAACACCACGATCCTGGACTGGACGAACAAGGACCGCCTGCCGCTCTTCATGACCGCCACCTGCGAGTTCACCCGGTGGGATGACCCCGGCCGCACCTCGGCAGGCGAATACGTGCTGCTCAATCCGAACGGCGGCGGCGTGGGCCTCATGTCCACCTCGCGCCTGGCCTACTCCAGCCAGAACTTCATGCTGGCCAACGACTTCTTCGACCATGTCTTCGAGACCGTGGATGAGGCGGGCCGGGAGGCGCGCATCGGCGATACCTACCGGCGCACGAAGAAGGCCATCACCACCCAGCAGCCCACGCTCCGCAACCACCGGAACTTCGTGCTGGTGGGCGATCCGAGCATGCGGCTGGCGCTGCCGCGTGCCACCCTGCGGATCGCCGCGATCACCGATACGCTCGGGCAGCCGGTCGATACCCTGAAGGCCCTCAGCGTGGTGCGCGTCACGGGCTTCGTCGATGACGGCAGCGGCCAGCCCATGCAGGAGTTCAACGGGGTGGTGGTGCCCACTGTCTACGACAAGGCCAGCGTGCAGAACACCCTGGCCAACGACGGCGGCGGCGCCTTCACCTTCCGCATCCGGAAGAGCGTGATCTACCGCGGCCGGGCCACCGTCACCAACGGCAGCTTCAGCTTCACCTTCGTGGTGCCGAAGGACATCAACTACCAAGTGGGGCCCGGGCGCATCGCTTGCTATGCGGAATCAGCCATGTTGAACGCCAGCGGCTACACGAATAGCCCCAAGGTGGGCGACACGGCCGATGACGTCGCCCTGGACGATCAGGGGCCGCGGATCGACCTGTTCCTGAACGACGACCGGTTCGTGCGCGGGGGCATCACCAACGAGACCCCGCTGCTCTTCGCCCGTCTGTTCGATAAGAACGGCATCAATACCGTGGGCTCGAGCATCGGCCACGACCTGCTGGCCACCTTGGACGAGAACACCGAGCAGGCCATCGTGCTCAACGACCTCTACGAGGCCGACCTGGACACCTACAAGAGCGGCCAGGTGCGGTACCGCTTCGGTCGCCTTGCCGAAGGCAGCCACACGCTGCGCCTGAAGGCCTGGGATGCGCACAACAATTCATCGGAGTCCACCACCGAATTCGTGGTGGCGAGCAGCGCCGAGCTCGCCTTGGAGCATGTGCTGAACTACCCCAACCCCTTCACCACCAGCACCCAGTTCTTCTTCGAGCACAATCGCCCATGCGCCACGCTCGATGCCCAGATCCAGGTGTTCACCGTGGCCGGTCGGCTGGTGAA